A single Planctomycetaceae bacterium DNA region contains:
- the nadE gene encoding NAD(+) synthase, with amino-acid sequence MKRIRLGAAILNQTPMDWVGNTQRIIEAIQLARQQDAGILCLPEMCITGYGCEDMFLSPSVWQTSWQMLQKIVPETRGMVVSIGLPLYVTNGVYNAVCVAADGRIVGFVAKQHLAGDGLHYEPRWFRVWPAEVVTEYHCEGESWPIGDLLFECDGIRMGFEICEDAWVAGRPGNRMAECGVDIILNPSASHFAFGKHEIRKRFVLEGSRSFGVSYVYANMVGNEAGRAVYDGGALIASSGDLIAAGPRFGFHEVHVTVADVDVELTRSRRAAIHSMPTDVQDEVHDRIARVPGTLNSPSAPLLKPSEAPPGRAVEPQSRFDEFTKAIALALFDYMRKSRSSGFIVSMSGGADSSAVACLIRCMVERGLQDLGVDGFIGRLNYIKSFAKVADTASSPDDFIKVAMQLLLTGMYQSTRNSGDITRTAAEGITRAVGGTYYEISVDQIVQNYTTAIEAAIGRPLTWQQDDITLQNIQARTRSPSIWMLANLNNALLLSTSNRSEAAVGYATMDGDTSGGLSPIAGIDKAFLREWLKVMQSTGSGGCAAVPELGLVNMQQPTAELRPQEYAQTDEGDLMPYPLLDQIERLAIRDKLSPAEVLQTLIRENSPYQEQQLVEWVKRFFRLWSRNQWKRERYAPSFHVDDKNLDPKTWCRFPILSGGFQYELDSL; translated from the coding sequence ATGAAACGCATCCGACTCGGCGCTGCCATCCTCAATCAAACACCAATGGACTGGGTCGGAAACACCCAGCGCATCATTGAAGCGATTCAACTCGCGCGACAGCAGGATGCCGGAATCCTTTGCCTCCCGGAGATGTGTATCACCGGCTACGGCTGCGAAGATATGTTCCTGTCGCCCAGCGTCTGGCAGACTTCCTGGCAAATGCTGCAGAAGATTGTCCCCGAAACCCGGGGAATGGTCGTTTCAATTGGCTTGCCGCTTTACGTCACCAATGGAGTGTACAACGCGGTCTGCGTCGCGGCCGACGGCAGAATTGTTGGCTTTGTCGCAAAGCAACACCTCGCAGGCGATGGACTGCACTACGAACCACGATGGTTTCGGGTCTGGCCGGCAGAAGTGGTCACCGAGTATCACTGCGAAGGGGAATCCTGGCCGATCGGTGATCTGCTGTTCGAATGCGATGGCATCCGCATGGGTTTTGAAATCTGTGAAGATGCATGGGTCGCCGGGCGTCCCGGCAATCGAATGGCAGAATGTGGTGTGGATATCATTCTGAATCCCAGCGCCAGTCACTTTGCATTCGGTAAACACGAGATCCGAAAGCGATTTGTTCTTGAGGGATCCCGATCCTTTGGTGTGAGCTACGTCTATGCGAATATGGTCGGCAACGAAGCAGGTCGCGCTGTTTACGATGGCGGTGCCCTGATCGCATCCAGTGGTGATCTGATTGCAGCCGGGCCCCGCTTTGGGTTCCACGAGGTTCATGTGACCGTCGCCGATGTCGATGTCGAACTCACGCGAAGCCGCCGAGCCGCAATCCATTCCATGCCGACCGATGTGCAGGACGAAGTTCACGATCGCATCGCCAGAGTTCCAGGGACACTGAACAGCCCCTCCGCTCCACTTCTGAAACCCAGTGAAGCCCCCCCCGGCAGGGCCGTCGAACCACAGAGTCGATTCGACGAATTCACAAAGGCAATTGCCCTGGCCCTGTTCGACTACATGCGCAAAAGTCGTTCCAGTGGCTTTATTGTTTCCATGAGCGGGGGAGCAGATTCTTCTGCTGTCGCCTGCCTGATTCGTTGCATGGTCGAACGTGGACTTCAGGATCTTGGCGTTGATGGTTTCATCGGCAGGCTGAACTACATCAAATCCTTTGCAAAGGTCGCCGACACAGCGAGCTCCCCGGACGACTTCATCAAAGTCGCCATGCAACTCCTGCTGACCGGTATGTACCAGTCCACTCGAAACAGCGGAGACATTACTCGCACCGCTGCCGAAGGGATAACCAGAGCAGTTGGAGGGACGTACTATGAAATCAGCGTTGACCAGATCGTTCAGAATTACACAACAGCAATCGAAGCGGCAATCGGACGTCCGCTGACATGGCAACAGGATGACATCACGCTTCAGAACATTCAGGCACGCACGCGATCGCCCAGTATCTGGATGCTGGCCAACCTGAACAATGCGTTATTGTTGTCGACCAGCAATCGCTCCGAAGCAGCCGTTGGTTACGCCACCATGGATGGAGATACTTCAGGAGGACTCAGCCCCATTGCCGGCATCGACAAGGCGTTTCTTCGCGAATGGCTGAAGGTCATGCAATCCACGGGCTCTGGTGGTTGCGCAGCGGTTCCGGAATTGGGTCTTGTCAATATGCAACAACCCACCGCAGAGCTGCGGCCTCAGGAATACGCCCAAACCGATGAAGGCGATCTGATGCCTTATCCTCTGCTGGATCAGATCGAACGGCTTGCCATTCGTGACAAACTGAGCCCTGCGGAAGTTCTTCAAACGCTGATTCGCGAAAACTCCCCGTACCAGGAACAGCAGTTGGTCGAATGGGTCAAACGTTTTTTCCGGCTTTGGTCACGGAACCAATGGAAACGGGAACGATACGCTCCTTCATTCCACGTGGACGACAAGAACCTGGACCCAAAAACCTGGTGTCGATTTCCCATTCTCTCCGGTGGCTTTCAGTACGAGCTGGATTCGCTGTAG
- a CDS encoding nucleoside monophosphate kinase, which translates to MSGSKRYRCVPLFGPPGVGKGTQGGILANIPGFFHLSVGDVFRSIDIGSQNGREVYRHISRGELVPDALTIKIWRKAVEAYVALSRFKPREDLLILDGMPRNVEQVRMVEEYLEIHRIIYLKCSDEEDMVHRIRRRAIRENRTDDANEDVIRHRFEVYHRVTAPVLEQYSPGVIHEVDANGSPAEVLRSILGCLIPVQNELFEANQLEEEQGGGWD; encoded by the coding sequence ATGAGTGGCTCTAAACGATATCGATGTGTGCCGTTGTTTGGTCCTCCAGGCGTGGGCAAGGGAACACAGGGCGGGATCCTCGCCAATATTCCCGGATTCTTTCATCTCTCGGTTGGTGACGTTTTCCGGTCGATCGATATCGGCTCACAGAATGGTCGTGAGGTTTACCGCCATATTTCGCGTGGTGAACTGGTTCCGGATGCCCTGACAATCAAGATCTGGCGAAAGGCGGTCGAAGCCTACGTCGCGCTGTCTCGCTTTAAGCCGCGTGAAGACCTGCTGATTCTTGACGGAATGCCACGCAATGTAGAGCAGGTGCGGATGGTGGAAGAGTATCTCGAAATCCATCGCATCATTTACCTGAAGTGTTCGGACGAGGAGGACATGGTTCATCGAATTCGTCGACGGGCCATTCGCGAGAACCGCACCGACGATGCCAACGAAGACGTCATTCGACATCGCTTTGAAGTTTACCACCGCGTCACCGCTCCGGTCCTGGAACAATATAGTCCCGGGGTCATTCACGAAGTCGATGCCAATGGTTCCCCGGCGGAAGTGCTTCGATCAATTCTTGGCTGCCTGATTCCCGTCCAGAATGAACTGTTCGAAGCCAATCAGCTTGAAGAAGAGCAGGGTGGAGGCTGGGATTAG
- the upp gene encoding uracil phosphoribosyltransferase codes for MDSADGTVVALDHAMVRHHLSILRNSLTAPSAFRIHLRALSAILAVEVTRNLPVEPVTVQTPIEETTCHQLSHRVAVVPVLRAGLGMVDPLVSLLPDLEVWHLGVYRDEETAMPVHYYDKLPDSHPPQLAIIADPMLATGGSICMAADALKRWGVPRIQVVSIIAAPEGIARIQVDHPDVGILTCAIDRQLNEKKYICPGLGDAGDRIFNTLPV; via the coding sequence ATGGACTCGGCAGATGGAACAGTCGTTGCTCTTGATCATGCGATGGTCAGGCATCATCTCAGTATCCTGCGAAATTCGCTGACAGCACCGTCAGCCTTTCGGATTCATCTTCGTGCCCTTTCCGCAATTCTTGCCGTCGAAGTCACTCGAAATCTACCCGTTGAACCGGTGACTGTGCAGACACCGATTGAAGAAACAACCTGTCATCAGTTGAGCCATCGCGTCGCAGTCGTCCCCGTCCTCCGCGCCGGTCTGGGGATGGTCGATCCTCTCGTGAGCCTGCTTCCGGACCTTGAAGTGTGGCATTTGGGCGTATATCGGGATGAAGAGACGGCGATGCCCGTTCATTACTACGATAAGCTGCCCGACTCCCATCCTCCTCAACTGGCAATAATCGCCGATCCGATGCTGGCTACGGGCGGTTCCATTTGTATGGCCGCCGACGCATTGAAACGCTGGGGTGTCCCGAGAATTCAGGTGGTTTCGATTATCGCCGCGCCGGAAGGAATTGCCCGCATTCAGGTTGATCATCCTGATGTAGGCATCCTGACGTGTGCGATTGATCGCCAACTGAACGAGAAAAAGTACATTTGCCCCGGATTGGGTGATGCGGGAGATCGCATTTTCAATACGTTGCCTGTCTAG
- a CDS encoding FkbM family methyltransferase, which yields MKILGRPPAALLRAFMQSPALLAASVRAFGLVENPVGFLWNYLTKTSPASRCVRFRDGLTIHLPGEAEDIVTIFLVFMRRDYGFVPAGTDVVDIGANIGVFSLYAARQGAARVIACEPGLATSELLRRNIEANGLQDVITLVKEAVTNDAGGIVKFPVAANANTSIPTGDFDGETEEVRTTTLNEIVDRFELRNISVLKMDCEGSEYPILLETDDLNLQPVQAVRMEYHNGQVDQLSKKLSAAGLQMTEHTIVNPHHGQLCFERRAA from the coding sequence ATGAAAATCCTTGGACGTCCGCCCGCCGCTTTGCTTCGCGCATTCATGCAGTCTCCCGCTTTGCTGGCCGCCTCTGTTCGTGCGTTTGGCCTGGTTGAGAATCCTGTTGGTTTCTTGTGGAACTATCTGACAAAGACATCACCGGCCAGCCGGTGTGTACGATTCCGGGACGGTCTGACCATTCACCTGCCAGGCGAAGCAGAAGACATAGTCACGATCTTCCTCGTGTTCATGCGGCGGGACTATGGATTCGTCCCGGCAGGAACAGACGTGGTCGACATTGGCGCAAATATCGGAGTCTTCTCCCTGTATGCAGCCCGTCAGGGAGCCGCACGGGTCATCGCCTGTGAACCTGGCCTGGCAACGAGTGAACTGCTTCGCAGAAACATCGAAGCCAACGGACTTCAGGACGTGATCACCCTGGTCAAAGAAGCGGTTACTAACGACGCTGGCGGAATCGTAAAGTTTCCCGTCGCGGCAAACGCAAACACTTCTATCCCGACAGGCGACTTCGATGGTGAAACAGAAGAAGTCCGAACCACGACACTGAACGAAATCGTCGATCGCTTCGAATTAAGAAACATCAGTGTCCTGAAAATGGACTGCGAAGGTTCCGAATATCCCATTCTGCTGGAGACCGACGACCTCAACCTGCAACCCGTACAGGCTGTCCGAATGGAGTACCACAACGGACAGGTAGACCAGTTATCGAAGAAGCTGTCCGCGGCTGGCCTGCAGATGACAGAACACACTATCGTGAACCCACATCATGGTCAGTTGTGTTTTGAACGCCGCGCGGCATGA
- a CDS encoding class I SAM-dependent methyltransferase, with protein sequence MSAVARTTLTNAANETNAKPQIVHCPACGFHPQDIRPSWKFVNSRGETEWLKCPDCHSYYMNKPYDLDVEVAHTQTMAWGDTTNGEQLNDIKQRMYRSIVHQLSKYISPEGKSLLDVGCSYGGFMQAAQEAGFDVCGFDIVPAAIASVHKQGLSAQCCSKVREFDLRTDPFDVISVLDANMYWPSQPEELSEIYNRLKPGGLMIMRIVDKSWMARIGSMLQHVSPAQGQKLLRRAVNDHRFSMPAASFVRVLEKSGFHVISASPKGAVHSDDTSLSVKASFAIGTALWQTLGIFVAPGAVILAERPA encoded by the coding sequence ATGTCAGCGGTAGCTCGCACAACTCTTACCAACGCAGCGAATGAAACGAATGCCAAGCCGCAGATCGTGCACTGTCCAGCCTGCGGTTTTCATCCGCAGGACATTCGACCCTCCTGGAAGTTTGTGAATTCACGCGGTGAAACTGAATGGCTGAAATGCCCCGATTGTCATTCGTACTACATGAACAAACCCTACGATCTGGACGTAGAAGTAGCCCACACACAGACAATGGCCTGGGGCGATACAACCAATGGCGAACAGCTGAACGACATCAAGCAGCGGATGTATCGCTCCATCGTTCATCAGTTGTCGAAGTATATCAGCCCTGAAGGCAAGTCTCTGCTGGATGTCGGCTGCTCTTACGGAGGTTTCATGCAGGCCGCGCAGGAGGCCGGTTTTGATGTCTGCGGCTTCGATATCGTTCCTGCTGCCATTGCATCGGTTCATAAGCAGGGGCTTTCTGCTCAATGCTGCAGCAAGGTCAGGGAATTCGATCTGCGGACGGACCCGTTCGATGTGATCTCTGTGCTGGATGCAAACATGTACTGGCCCAGCCAGCCCGAAGAATTGTCCGAAATCTATAACCGCCTGAAACCCGGCGGACTGATGATCATGAGAATTGTGGACAAATCCTGGATGGCCCGAATCGGGTCGATGCTGCAGCATGTTTCCCCGGCGCAAGGGCAGAAGCTGCTGCGTCGTGCGGTGAACGATCATCGATTTTCGATGCCGGCCGCCAGCTTTGTCCGTGTTCTGGAGAAATCCGGGTTCCACGTCATTTCTGCATCTCCCAAAGGTGCCGTGCACTCGGATGATACGAGTCTTTCGGTCAAAGCTTCGTTTGCGATCGGCACCGCCCTCTGGCAAACGTTGGGAATTTTTGTGGCCCCCGGTGCCGTCATCCTCGCCGAACGTCCTGCATGA
- a CDS encoding class I SAM-dependent methyltransferase encodes MTIDNTQTNLRIYNGHSEAVTLHCPVCGPEDRKVAGYSNDLQIVSCCGCGLMYVGESPPIDETEDFFREEHVPDEELAETAYVYKRQHSLKREAQLIRGLLPDGGRLLDVGTASGLFLAQFADDRDWCVEGVEPSRVSAMYARRNFNLKVHEGYLRDLQFSRDHFDVVCSLDAFLCHREPVEDMEEFYRILAPGGYLAIEIPGHHYRLMNSLLTRFRRRGRNTLRLNAGVNFYYYTRETLTKLAANAGFEFVESHPEAMPRTPNSLVRVLRNSYDASASLLYRMTGGRVHIAAKEFCIFQKPATITLSSSIRSNTAKRKVA; translated from the coding sequence ATGACAATTGATAACACCCAGACAAACTTGAGAATCTACAACGGACACAGCGAAGCCGTGACTCTTCATTGTCCAGTTTGCGGACCCGAGGACCGAAAGGTCGCGGGATACAGTAATGACCTTCAGATCGTTTCCTGCTGTGGGTGCGGTCTGATGTATGTTGGGGAATCGCCCCCGATTGACGAGACAGAAGACTTCTTTCGCGAAGAGCATGTGCCGGACGAAGAGCTTGCAGAGACGGCGTATGTGTACAAGCGGCAGCACAGTTTGAAACGGGAAGCACAACTTATTCGAGGGCTGTTGCCTGACGGCGGTCGACTCCTGGACGTTGGCACCGCATCAGGACTGTTTCTGGCTCAGTTTGCAGACGACAGGGACTGGTGCGTCGAAGGTGTCGAACCTTCACGCGTTTCTGCCATGTATGCCCGCCGAAATTTCAACCTGAAGGTTCACGAAGGCTATCTCCGTGATCTGCAGTTCAGTCGCGATCACTTTGATGTCGTTTGCTCTCTTGACGCGTTCCTGTGTCATCGAGAGCCGGTTGAGGATATGGAAGAGTTCTATCGAATCCTGGCACCGGGCGGTTATCTGGCCATTGAGATTCCCGGGCATCACTATCGGCTGATGAACAGTCTCCTGACCCGATTCCGCCGTCGGGGACGCAATACGCTGCGTCTGAATGCCGGTGTCAATTTCTACTACTACACTCGAGAAACACTGACAAAGCTGGCCGCCAACGCAGGTTTTGAATTCGTGGAGTCGCACCCGGAGGCGATGCCGCGGACGCCAAATAGTCTTGTGCGAGTTTTGCGAAACAGTTATGACGCATCTGCGTCGTTGCTGTACCGTATGACTGGCGGAAGAGTGCATATCGCGGCCAAGGAATTCTGCATCTTTCAGAAACCAGCCACCATCACACTGTCCTCCAGCATTCGCAGCAATACTGCGAAAAGGAAAGTGGCGTGA
- a CDS encoding GNAT family N-acetyltransferase: protein MDPHFYAEFAQRIGHGVIEDNGRYWFEVSSRVWMCCPFEMRLNPASVDPSKIMDSRGVMARYCCEPENGVPSFRHIVNQRDYDLKTLNAKARNKTRQGLEYCKSGQLDASELQDAGIELHEKTLRRQGRRIPDNFEAWWRNYFEAVSKYPAATLWASWYEGSLAAFLVSFRIGSVENISIVRSDEELLKYKPNNAMLYTFLQDRMSNPDISEVCIGLQSLQPGMDSLDLFKRGMGFIEEPIGQRIELRPTLRMAMPQGIARLAGKAMGRFRNEHAARLAGALECYGTQPAIRRSA from the coding sequence ATGGATCCGCATTTCTACGCCGAATTTGCTCAACGGATTGGGCATGGCGTAATTGAAGACAACGGACGCTACTGGTTCGAAGTCAGTTCCCGTGTCTGGATGTGTTGCCCGTTTGAAATGCGGCTCAACCCAGCCTCTGTGGATCCGTCGAAGATCATGGACAGTCGCGGTGTGATGGCTCGCTACTGCTGTGAACCCGAGAATGGCGTTCCCAGTTTTCGACATATTGTGAATCAGCGAGACTATGACCTGAAGACGCTGAACGCAAAAGCTCGCAACAAAACTCGCCAGGGACTTGAGTATTGTAAGTCGGGCCAGCTGGATGCGTCGGAGCTTCAGGATGCAGGAATCGAACTGCATGAAAAAACACTTCGACGTCAGGGACGCAGGATTCCTGATAACTTCGAGGCGTGGTGGCGCAATTACTTTGAAGCAGTGTCAAAATATCCCGCCGCGACACTTTGGGCCTCCTGGTACGAAGGCAGCCTTGCTGCGTTCCTCGTTTCATTTCGCATCGGGTCCGTTGAGAATATCAGCATCGTGCGGTCGGATGAGGAACTACTGAAATATAAGCCGAACAATGCCATGCTTTATACGTTTCTTCAGGACCGCATGAGCAATCCGGACATCTCAGAAGTCTGCATCGGACTTCAGTCGCTTCAGCCCGGAATGGATTCACTCGATCTGTTCAAGAGAGGCATGGGCTTCATTGAGGAGCCCATTGGACAGCGGATTGAACTGCGACCGACACTCCGAATGGCCATGCCTCAGGGAATCGCCCGACTTGCCGGGAAAGCGATGGGGCGATTCCGGAACGAACACGCGGCCCGTCTGGCGGGAGCTCTTGAGTGCTACGGAACGCAACCAGCCATCCGACGCTCAGCCTGA